A region from the Engraulis encrasicolus isolate BLACKSEA-1 chromosome 18, IST_EnEncr_1.0, whole genome shotgun sequence genome encodes:
- the LOC134469475 gene encoding tripartite motif-containing protein 16-like protein: MDDRRSHNTTTVRAEGSQKQEGLKQSQTRCQQIIQLKEKELQELRKAVETLKSGAQTAVEESERMFTEMIRSIERRCSEVTELLRAQEKAEVSRAEGLLKRLEQEIAELKRTDDEMKQLSLTQDPTQFLKNMSITGTPYSTISTSVTFSQSFSLEPLKESVSALKMQLEEKLDSVFKQEIVTIYAAAVTHVQIIQNIQYTDPELPGKMADSKDLLPPTVSDGLALIAEPVTREEFLCYSCHFTLDPNRANRYLHLSEGNRRAERRDEVQSYPDHPDRFYNYCQVLCREGVSARCYWEVERSGELNIAVSYKSMEMEDGEGDDDRLFGFNDQSWMLNLDRHCSSFYHDSEETELPPVASSTIGVYVDHRAGTLAFYSISGDTMTLLHRVHTTFAHTLYPGFSFWDRSLLQLL, translated from the exons ATGGACGATCGTAGAAGCCACAACACAACCACGGTTAGGGCAGAGGGGAGTCAGAAACAG GAGGGGTTGAAGCAGAGCCAGacgagatgccagcagataatccagttgaaggagaaggagctgcaggagctgaggaaggctgtggagactctcaag tctggtgcacagacagcagtggaggagagtgagaggatgtttactgagatgatccgctccattgagagaaggtgctctgaggtgacagagctcctcagagctcaggagaaggctgaggtgagtcgagctgaaggactcctgaagcgactggagcaggagattgctgagctgaagaggacagatgacGAGATGAAAcagctttcactgacacaggatcccaCCCAATTCCTCAAG aacatgtCAATCACTGGGACTccttacagcacaatttcaaccagcgtgaccttcagccaaagcttctccttggagcccctgaaggaatctgtgtctgcactgaagatgcagctggaggagaaattagattcagtcttcaagcaggaaatagtcaCGATATATGCAGCAG CAGTGACACATGTCCAGATCATCCAGAACATACAGT atactgatcctgaactcccaggCAAAATGGCAGACAGTAAGGATCTCCTGCCACCAACTG tgtctgatggcctgGCTCTCATTGccgaaccagtgaccagagaggagtTCTTATgct actcctgtcacttcactctggatccaaaccgAGCCAACCGCTACCtgcatctgtctgaggggaacaggagggcggagaggagagatgaggtccAGTCATATCccgatcatccagacagattttaTAATTATTgccaggtgctgtgtagagagggtgtgtctgcacgctgctactgggaggttgagcggagcggagagcttaatatagcagtgtcatataaaagcatggagatggaggatggagagggtgATGATGACAGATTGTTTGGAtttaatgatcagtcctggatgCTGAACCTGGACAGACACTGCTCCTCTTTCTATCACGATAGTGAAGAGACTGAACTCCCTCCAGTCGCCAGCTCCacaataggagtgtatgtggatcacagggcaggaactctggccttctacagcatctctggagacacaatgaccctcctgcacagagtccacaccacattcgcGCACACACTCTACCCCGGGTTTTCGTTTTGGGACAGATCTTTACTGCAGCTGTTGTGA